One stretch of Microvirga lotononidis DNA includes these proteins:
- the glmU gene encoding bifunctional UDP-N-acetylglucosamine diphosphorylase/glucosamine-1-phosphate N-acetyltransferase GlmU, with amino-acid sequence MTSSTDSLKPTSSRSCLAIVLAAGEGTRMKSGKPKVLHQVANRSMVGHVLATLAKAGATSVAAVIGPDRDDVAREVQKNFPEARIFVQKDRLGTAHAVLSAREALDQGADDVIIAFGDTPLVLAETFAKLRAPLAQGAGVVAMGFYAKDPNGYGRFITAGDQLLAIREHKDASESEREITLCNGGLMAVRGDLALALLDRVRNDNAKGEYYLTDIVEIARALGHRTDIVVVPEDEVHGVNDRAQIAAAERIIQERLRQEAMASGVTLIAPETVFFSYDTQLGQDVVVEPHVVFGPGVVVEEGAVVHSFSHLEGTRIASGAGVGPFARLRPGASIGPKAKVGNFVEIKNTEVGAGAKVSHLTYLGDASIGAEVNIGAGTITCNYDGFGKYRTEVGEGAFVGSNSSLVAPVTIGKGAFVGSGSVITDNIPDNALGLGRGRQIVKEGWALEFREKAQAAKKK; translated from the coding sequence ATGACCTCCTCGACTGACTCCCTCAAGCCAACGTCATCCCGGAGCTGCCTCGCCATCGTTCTGGCCGCAGGCGAAGGGACCCGGATGAAATCCGGGAAGCCCAAGGTTCTTCATCAGGTGGCCAACCGCTCCATGGTCGGGCATGTGCTTGCCACCCTGGCGAAGGCCGGTGCCACGAGCGTGGCGGCTGTCATCGGACCGGATCGGGACGATGTGGCAAGGGAAGTGCAGAAGAACTTTCCCGAGGCACGGATCTTCGTTCAGAAGGACCGGCTCGGCACGGCCCATGCCGTCCTGAGCGCCCGGGAGGCGCTCGACCAGGGGGCCGACGACGTCATCATCGCTTTCGGCGATACGCCGCTCGTTCTCGCCGAAACCTTCGCCAAGCTCCGGGCCCCGCTGGCGCAGGGAGCCGGCGTGGTCGCCATGGGATTTTATGCGAAGGATCCTAACGGTTATGGCCGCTTCATCACGGCGGGCGACCAGCTTCTCGCCATCCGCGAGCATAAAGACGCCAGCGAGAGCGAGCGGGAGATCACGCTCTGCAACGGCGGATTGATGGCCGTCCGGGGTGATCTGGCTCTCGCATTGCTCGACCGCGTGAGGAACGACAACGCCAAGGGCGAGTACTATCTCACGGACATCGTCGAGATCGCCCGCGCCCTCGGACATCGGACAGACATCGTCGTCGTGCCCGAGGACGAGGTGCACGGGGTCAACGACCGGGCGCAGATCGCCGCCGCCGAGCGGATCATCCAGGAACGTCTGCGCCAGGAGGCAATGGCGTCGGGTGTGACCCTCATCGCCCCGGAGACGGTTTTCTTCAGCTATGACACGCAGCTCGGACAGGATGTGGTCGTGGAACCGCACGTGGTCTTCGGCCCCGGCGTGGTGGTCGAGGAAGGTGCCGTGGTGCACAGCTTCAGTCACCTCGAGGGGACGCGGATCGCATCCGGGGCCGGCGTCGGGCCCTTCGCCCGCCTGCGGCCCGGAGCCTCGATCGGTCCCAAGGCGAAGGTCGGCAATTTCGTCGAGATCAAGAACACGGAAGTCGGAGCCGGCGCCAAGGTGAGCCACCTGACCTATCTGGGCGATGCCAGCATCGGAGCCGAGGTGAATATCGGCGCGGGCACGATCACCTGCAACTATGACGGTTTCGGTAAGTACCGGACGGAGGTCGGCGAGGGGGCCTTCGTCGGGTCGAATTCGTCGCTCGTGGCTCCCGTCACCATCGGCAAGGGCGCGTTCGTCGGTTCCGGATCGGTTATTACGGACAATATCCCTGATAACGCCTTGGGTCTCGGCCGAGGCCGGCAGATTGTAAAGGAAGGCTGGGCCCTCGAGTTCAGGGAGAAAGCGCAAGCCGCCAAGAAGAAATAA
- a CDS encoding GNAT family N-acetyltransferase gives MSPSDFAIRLARPDDLARLGPVERSAASVFRDVGLAWLADGETMDPDVLAALCRKETLWVAADERDEPVGFLAGHALDGSFYIAEVSVAASHQRLGIGNRLVEAAISHGRRMGFAAVTLTTYRDLSWNGPFYARLGFVEIDTDEARPGHRGKLREEAEAGHDPARRCIMALRLDQPARSSRIAESRSNR, from the coding sequence GTGAGCCCTTCAGACTTTGCCATCCGCCTGGCGCGGCCGGACGATCTGGCTCGCCTCGGTCCCGTCGAGCGCTCCGCCGCGTCCGTGTTTCGGGACGTCGGCCTCGCGTGGCTTGCCGACGGGGAGACGATGGATCCCGACGTCCTCGCCGCCTTGTGCCGTAAGGAAACGCTCTGGGTAGCGGCAGACGAGCGCGACGAGCCGGTCGGCTTCCTCGCCGGCCATGCGCTGGATGGTTCGTTCTACATCGCGGAGGTGTCGGTTGCCGCGTCGCACCAGCGCCTGGGGATTGGTAACCGTCTGGTGGAAGCTGCCATAAGCCATGGCAGACGGATGGGATTCGCTGCCGTTACGCTGACGACCTACCGCGACCTGTCGTGGAACGGGCCGTTCTATGCCCGGCTGGGCTTCGTCGAGATCGATACGGATGAGGCCCGACCCGGACACCGCGGGAAGCTGCGCGAGGAGGCGGAGGCCGGGCACGATCCGGCCCGACGCTGCATCATGGCGCTGCGCCTCGATCAGCCCGCCCGCAGCAGCCGGATCGCCGAGTCCCGTTCGAACAGGTAG
- the glmS gene encoding glutamine--fructose-6-phosphate transaminase (isomerizing), whose product MCGIVGIVGNTPVAPQIVEALKRLEYRGYDSAGVATLEGGRLDRRRAEGKLRNLETKLSQAPLSGVIGIGHTRWATHGKPNETNAHPHATDKLAVVHNGIIENFRELKTGLEAKGVRFETETDTEVVAQLVTYEIRQGRLPIEAVAVTLPRLRGAFALGFLFSGEEDLLIGARHGAPLAIGYGEGEMYLGSDALALAPFTDEVVYLDDGDWAILTRRGADIRDESGKPVHRLRHKIPAGSFLADKGNYRHFMAKEIHEQAEVVGRTLAHYVNFAAERVELPVELPFDFKDLKRISISACGTAYLAGLISKYWFERLARIPVEIDVASEFRYREAPLEPGGLSIFVSQSGETADTLASLRYATAEKQHTLSVVNVPTSTMARESNVIAQTLAGVEVGVASTKAFTCQLTVLLSLAIAAGRARGTLSVEDEKELVDALMAVPGQMTEAMKREHQIEILARDLSKAKDVLYLGRGTSYPLAMEGALKLKEISYIHAEGYAAGELKHGPIALIDETMPVIVIAPHDNIFEKTVSNMQEVAARGGRIILITDERGALEAGLDTMATIVMPSVHPIVAPIVNAVPIQLLAYHTAVFMGKDVDQPRNLAKSVTVE is encoded by the coding sequence ATGTGCGGAATCGTTGGAATTGTCGGAAATACCCCTGTCGCGCCACAGATCGTTGAGGCTCTGAAGCGGCTGGAGTACCGGGGCTACGATTCCGCCGGCGTCGCGACCCTGGAGGGTGGTCGTCTCGACCGCCGGCGAGCCGAAGGCAAGCTGCGCAACCTGGAGACCAAGCTTTCGCAGGCTCCCTTGTCCGGTGTCATCGGCATCGGGCATACGCGCTGGGCCACGCACGGGAAACCCAACGAAACCAATGCCCATCCGCATGCAACCGATAAGCTCGCTGTCGTCCATAACGGCATCATCGAAAACTTCCGGGAGCTGAAGACGGGGCTGGAAGCGAAGGGTGTCCGATTCGAGACGGAAACCGACACCGAAGTGGTGGCGCAACTCGTCACCTATGAGATCCGCCAGGGACGCCTGCCCATCGAGGCCGTTGCCGTGACCTTGCCGCGTCTGCGCGGTGCTTTTGCGCTGGGCTTCCTGTTCTCGGGCGAGGAGGATCTCCTGATCGGCGCTCGCCACGGCGCGCCCCTCGCCATCGGCTACGGCGAGGGCGAGATGTATCTGGGCTCCGACGCCTTGGCTCTGGCGCCGTTCACGGACGAGGTTGTTTATCTGGATGACGGCGACTGGGCCATCCTGACCCGGCGAGGAGCCGATATCAGGGACGAGAGCGGCAAGCCGGTCCACCGGCTCCGTCACAAGATCCCGGCTGGATCCTTCCTGGCTGACAAGGGCAATTACCGCCACTTCATGGCCAAGGAGATTCACGAGCAGGCCGAAGTCGTGGGCCGGACCCTCGCTCACTACGTCAACTTCGCAGCGGAACGCGTTGAGCTTCCTGTCGAATTGCCTTTCGACTTCAAGGATCTGAAACGGATCTCGATCTCCGCCTGCGGAACGGCCTATCTCGCCGGGCTGATCTCTAAATACTGGTTCGAACGCCTGGCTCGGATCCCGGTCGAGATCGATGTCGCGTCCGAATTCCGTTACCGGGAAGCGCCCTTGGAGCCCGGCGGCCTGTCGATCTTCGTGTCCCAGTCGGGCGAAACGGCGGACACGCTGGCTTCGCTTCGCTACGCCACTGCAGAGAAGCAGCATACGCTCTCCGTGGTCAACGTGCCCACCTCCACCATGGCGCGGGAAAGCAATGTCATTGCGCAGACGCTCGCGGGCGTCGAGGTGGGCGTCGCCTCGACCAAGGCCTTCACCTGTCAGCTCACCGTGCTCCTGTCCCTCGCCATCGCGGCCGGCCGGGCGCGGGGGACCCTCAGCGTCGAGGATGAGAAGGAGCTGGTGGACGCCCTCATGGCCGTCCCCGGGCAGATGACCGAGGCGATGAAGCGGGAGCACCAGATCGAGATCCTAGCCCGTGATCTCTCCAAGGCGAAGGATGTGCTCTATCTCGGGCGTGGCACGTCCTATCCGCTCGCCATGGAAGGGGCGCTGAAGCTCAAGGAAATCTCCTATATCCACGCGGAAGGCTACGCGGCCGGCGAACTCAAGCACGGTCCCATCGCGCTCATCGACGAGACGATGCCCGTGATCGTGATCGCCCCGCACGACAACATCTTCGAGAAGACGGTGTCCAACATGCAGGAAGTGGCTGCGCGCGGCGGCCGCATCATCCTCATCACGGATGAGCGTGGGGCGCTGGAAGCCGGTCTCGATACCATGGCGACCATCGTCATGCCGTCCGTGCACCCCATCGTGGCGCCAATCGTGAACGCGGTCCCGATCCAGCTGCTTGCCTATCACACGGCCGTTTTCATGGGGAAGGACGTGGATCAGCCGCGCAACCTCGCGAAATCCGTGACGGTGGAGTGA
- the recG gene encoding ATP-dependent DNA helicase RecG: protein MSLRPSILDPLFAPANTLPGVGPKIAPLLDRLLGEPGKPTRVADLLFHVPTSGISREMKGSVADAPVGEPVTLSVTVVGHRPPPPGRRAPYRILVEDETGDVTLVFFNGQKARLEKILPVGERRYVSGKIELWDGRRQMVHPDRILDEKGIADLPVVEAVYGLTEGLSSRMVGKYIGTALDRVPHLPEWQDPAWLDRNALPDFRQALFALHKPDNASQLSEEALAKSAPRRRLAYDELLASQLALALVRSRMRRLPGRVNAGDGHLVERLKAALPFGLTGSQAQAIVDIRHDLTSDKKMLRLLQGDVGSGKTVVGLLTMASAIEAGRQAAMMAPTEILARQHYERLAPMAEQAGLTIALLTGREKGVARRTILAGLADGSVQIAVGTHALFQEGVAFQDLGVAVVDEQHRFGVHQRLALGSKGEAVDILVMTATPIPRTLALTYFGDMDVSVLSEKPAGRKPIATKLISIDRLDEVVGGIGRAIANGDQVYWVCPLVGESESIDLAAAEERFEMLKSFFGDQVGLVHGKMAGKDKDAAMERFSSGETKVLVSTTVIEVGVDVPNATIMVIEHAERFGLAQLHQLRGRIGRGSKSSTCLLVYKGPLGQVAQARLEMMRQTEDGFRIAEEDLRLRGEGEVLGTRQSGTPGFKLARLETDGDLLGAARDDARLIVDRDPDLVSERGQALRVLLYLFERDSAIRLLRAG from the coding sequence ATGTCCCTGCGTCCCTCCATTCTCGATCCGCTCTTCGCCCCCGCCAACACCCTGCCCGGCGTGGGCCCGAAGATCGCTCCCTTGCTGGACCGTCTCCTCGGAGAGCCGGGCAAGCCGACGCGCGTCGCGGACCTGCTGTTCCACGTGCCGACCAGCGGCATCTCCCGCGAGATGAAGGGATCGGTCGCCGACGCGCCCGTGGGCGAGCCGGTGACCCTCTCCGTGACCGTCGTGGGGCACCGGCCGCCGCCGCCCGGCCGCCGTGCTCCATACCGGATCCTTGTGGAGGACGAGACCGGCGACGTGACGCTGGTCTTCTTCAACGGCCAGAAGGCGCGGCTCGAGAAGATCCTTCCGGTGGGCGAGCGGCGCTACGTCTCGGGAAAGATCGAGCTGTGGGACGGACGGCGCCAGATGGTCCACCCGGACCGGATTCTAGACGAGAAGGGCATCGCCGACCTTCCCGTCGTCGAGGCGGTCTACGGCCTGACCGAGGGTCTTTCGTCCCGGATGGTCGGCAAGTACATCGGGACTGCCCTGGACCGGGTTCCCCACCTGCCGGAATGGCAGGATCCCGCATGGCTCGACCGGAATGCCCTGCCGGATTTCCGTCAGGCGCTCTTCGCTTTGCACAAGCCGGACAACGCCTCCCAGCTCTCCGAGGAGGCCCTCGCAAAGTCCGCCCCGCGCCGGCGCCTCGCCTATGACGAGCTGCTGGCCTCGCAGCTGGCGCTCGCCCTCGTCAGGAGCCGCATGCGACGCCTGCCGGGCCGGGTGAATGCCGGGGACGGGCATCTGGTCGAGCGGCTGAAGGCCGCCCTGCCCTTCGGGCTGACCGGCTCCCAGGCCCAGGCCATCGTGGACATCCGCCACGACCTGACCTCCGACAAGAAGATGCTGCGCCTGCTCCAGGGCGACGTTGGTTCGGGCAAGACCGTGGTCGGGCTGCTCACCATGGCGAGCGCCATCGAGGCCGGGCGTCAGGCGGCCATGATGGCTCCGACCGAGATCCTCGCCCGTCAGCATTACGAGCGCCTCGCGCCCATGGCCGAACAGGCTGGCCTGACCATCGCGCTGCTCACCGGGCGGGAGAAAGGCGTCGCGCGCCGGACGATTCTCGCGGGCCTCGCCGACGGCAGCGTCCAGATCGCGGTCGGCACGCACGCCCTGTTTCAGGAGGGCGTCGCGTTCCAGGATCTCGGTGTCGCCGTGGTGGACGAGCAGCATCGCTTCGGCGTGCACCAGCGCCTCGCGCTCGGCTCCAAGGGCGAGGCGGTCGACATCCTCGTCATGACCGCCACCCCGATCCCCCGCACCCTGGCGCTCACCTATTTCGGCGACATGGACGTGTCGGTCCTGTCCGAGAAGCCGGCCGGCCGCAAGCCCATCGCCACGAAGCTCATCTCCATCGACCGGCTCGACGAGGTCGTCGGCGGCATCGGCCGCGCCATCGCCAACGGCGATCAGGTCTATTGGGTCTGCCCGCTCGTGGGCGAATCCGAATCCATCGATCTCGCGGCCGCCGAGGAGCGCTTCGAGATGCTCAAGAGCTTCTTCGGCGATCAGGTCGGCCTCGTCCACGGCAAGATGGCCGGCAAGGACAAGGACGCCGCCATGGAGCGCTTCTCCAGCGGCGAGACCAAGGTCCTCGTCTCCACCACGGTGATCGAGGTCGGCGTCGACGTGCCGAACGCGACCATCATGGTGATCGAGCACGCTGAGCGCTTCGGCCTCGCCCAGCTCCATCAGCTGCGCGGCCGCATCGGCCGAGGTTCGAAATCCTCCACCTGCCTCCTGGTCTACAAGGGCCCGCTGGGTCAGGTCGCCCAAGCGCGGCTCGAGATGATGCGCCAGACCGAGGACGGCTTCCGCATTGCCGAGGAGGATCTGCGCCTGCGCGGCGAAGGCGAGGTCCTGGGCACGCGCCAGTCCGGCACCCCCGGCTTCAAGCTCGCCCGTCTGGAGACGGACGGCGACCTCCTCGGCGCCGCCCGGGACGACGCTCGCCTGATTGTCGACCGTGACCCCGATCTCGTCAGCGAACGGGGACAGGCCCTGCGGGTGCTGCTCTACCTGTTCGAACGGGACTCGGCGATCCGGCTGCTGCGGGCGGGCTGA